In Methanococcoides sp. AM1, one genomic interval encodes:
- a CDS encoding 30S ribosomal protein S8e produces the protein MQFQGRSKRKYTGAKIKSSRGKRKYELGREPAETHVADTKRKNISTRGGNRKVRLLQANIANVTNPSDGKTVVSAIETVVDNAANEHYIRRNTITKGSVIKTAAGNAIVTSRPGQDGVVNAVLIE, from the coding sequence ATGCAATTTCAGGGAAGATCAAAAAGGAAATACACAGGAGCAAAGATCAAATCATCACGCGGCAAGAGGAAATATGAACTCGGACGTGAACCTGCAGAAACACATGTTGCTGATACAAAGAGAAAGAACATCTCAACACGTGGTGGAAACAGGAAAGTAAGGCTCCTACAAGCTAACATTGCAAACGTCACAAACCCTTCAGACGGCAAGACAGTTGTTTCAGCTATCGAAACAGTTGTTGACAATGCTGCAAACGAGCACTACATCAGGCGTAACACCATCACAAAGGGCTCAGTAATCAAGACCGCAGCTGGCAATGCTATTGTCACAAGCCGCCCTGGACAGGATGGCGTGGTCAACGCAGTATTGATCGAGTAA